A DNA window from Streptococcus parapneumoniae contains the following coding sequences:
- a CDS encoding ABC transporter substrate-binding protein: MNKMKKVLMTMFGLVMLPLLFACSNNQSAGIEAIKSKGKLVVALNPDFAPFEYQKVVDGKNQIMGSDIELAKAIATELGVELELSPMSFDNVLASVQSGKADLAISGVSKTDERSKVFDFSTPYYTSKNKLIVKKSDLATYQSVNDLAQKKVGAQKGSIQETMAKDLLQNSSLVSLPKNGNLITDLKSGQVDAVIFEEPVAKGFVENNSDLAIADLNFEKEQDDSYAVAMKKDSKELKEAVDKIIQKLKESGELDKLIEDAFKASIEK, from the coding sequence ATGAATAAGATGAAGAAGGTGTTGATGACGATGTTTGGTTTAGTGATGCTCCCCCTACTATTTGCTTGTAGTAACAATCAATCGGCTGGAATTGAAGCTATCAAGTCCAAAGGAAAATTGGTTGTAGCTCTCAATCCAGATTTTGCTCCATTTGAATACCAAAAAGTGGTTGATGGGAAAAATCAGATTATGGGTTCAGATATCGAATTAGCCAAGGCTATCGCAACAGAACTAGGTGTCGAATTGGAACTATCTCCCATGAGTTTTGACAATGTACTGGCTAGTGTTCAATCAGGAAAAGCCGATCTTGCCATATCTGGTGTTTCTAAGACAGATGAACGGAGCAAGGTGTTCGATTTTTCAACTCCCTACTATACTTCAAAAAATAAGCTCATTGTCAAAAAATCTGACTTGGCTACTTATCAGTCTGTCAACGACTTAGCGCAGAAAAAGGTCGGAGCGCAGAAAGGTTCGATTCAAGAGACGATGGCGAAAGATTTGCTACAAAATTCTTCCCTCGTATCTCTGCCTAAAAATGGGAATTTAATTACAGATTTAAAATCAGGACAAGTGGATGCCGTTATCTTTGAAGAACCTGTTGCCAAGGGATTTGTGGAAAATAATTCTGATTTAGCAATCGCAGACCTCAATTTTGAAAAAGAGCAAGATGATTCTTATGCGGTCGCCATGAAAAAAGATAGCAAGGAATTGAAAGAGGCAGTCGATAAAATCATTCAAAAGTTGAAGGAGTCTGGAGAATTAGACAAACTCATTGAGGATGCCTTTAAAGCGTCCATTGAAAAATAG